The Fluviispira sanaruensis sequence AAAAATGTGAATTAAATGTGTTGGAAAACTGTAAATCTCCATCAAAACCAAATTTATTCCCTCCTATCCTTGCAAACGAATTTTTGTTACAAAGATTAAGGGAAAATGGACTTGTAAAAACGTAACAGATTCTTATGTGGAGACACAACCGTGGCAGAAGAAGTTATATTGAAAGTTGAAAATTTAATTACAAACTTTAACGTCTCTGGTAAAAATATTTTTGCTGTTGATGATTGTTCCTTTCATGTTAATAAAGGAAAGACTTTGGGTATTGTAGGAGAGTCTGGCTGCGGAAAAAGCGTAACAAGTCTATCCATTATGCGCTTAATTCCATCCCCTCCAGGAAAAATATCTTCAGGAAAAATTTTTTTTGAAAAAAAGAATCTTTTGCAATTAAGTGAAAAAGAAATGCAATCTATTCGAGGAAATCGTATATCAATGATTTTCCAAGAACCAATGACAAGTTTGAATCCTGTCTACACCATCGGTTATCAAATAGCAGAAGTTTTTATTTTGCATAAAGGCGCGAATCATAAAGATGCAAGAGATCTTTCCATAGAAATGTTAAAACAAGTGCGTATTCCTTCTCCTGAAAAACGTTTTAATGAATATCCTCATCAATTGTCAGGTGGAATGCGGCAAAGAATTATGATTGCTATTGCTCTTGCTTGTAAACCTGCTCTTTTAATTGCGGATGAACCCACGACTGCATTGGATGTAACTATTCAAGCACAAATTCTTG is a genomic window containing:
- a CDS encoding ABC transporter ATP-binding protein yields the protein MAEEVILKVENLITNFNVSGKNIFAVDDCSFHVNKGKTLGIVGESGCGKSVTSLSIMRLIPSPPGKISSGKIFFEKKNLLQLSEKEMQSIRGNRISMIFQEPMTSLNPVYTIGYQIAEVFILHKGANHKDARDLSIEMLKQVRIPSPEKRFNEYPHQLSGGMRQRIMIAIALACKPALLIADEPTTALDVTIQAQILALMNNLQKENGMSTILITHDLGVVAETCDDVVVMYAGKVVEKSSAKELFTNPKHPYTIGLLNSIPKLGEKKHRLNTIPGIVPSLANLPKGCRFQDRCPLATKECKETEPELKLINPNKYAACFKI